GTGGCCCAGGAGCATTACATGACGCATATGATAACGAACCGGCTATCCCAGTTCTTTCACGTGTTCCCGGTGTATGCCCATCTGCACAAGGTGCTTGCCTTCTGCCCGGCGGGAGAGCATCACCAGGTCGGCCTGCTGCTGTTCTCGCTGTTCCTGCGCAGGAACGGGGTTGAAGTTATCTATTTGGGGTCCAATACGCCTGAGGACGGTGTGATGGAGCTGCTGGCGAAGCAAGAGCGGATCGGAGCCGTCTGCTTGTCCGTTACGAATGGCACGCTGGTCCCTTATACGGAGGAGCTGCTTGAACGGCTGGGCAGCCTGTACCCGGAGATGCAGCTCATTGCGGGCGGCAAAGCTTATGAGGGAATCGGCCTCAAGGATACCAACGCCACTTATGTGATGACGGAGCCGCCGGAGCAGTGGCAAGCCTGGTTCGATCAGGAATTTGCCGTAATTCGGCATAGGGCGTAGCAAATATAGCGGAGTTTAATAGGCAGTAGATAGCAAAAGAACCGGTCAGAACCCTTGTACAGGGCTGACCGGTTCTTTTGCTATGGACAAGTCTAGCAACCAAATTGCTGGAAGTGCGGCGGATGATATTTACATGGCCCGGCAAAGTATGTATGATAATTGTATCACTATTGTATAGGTTTTGTATAATGTTTGAACGAAGGAGGATGTCGCTTGATCCGAACCACAGATACCGCAAAAGTCGCAGTAATCGGCGCAGGGCCAGGCGGGTTAGCCGCCGCCATGCTGCTTGCCGCCGAAGGATATGAAGTAGATCTCTATGAACAGCAAGCGGCGGTTGGCGGAAGATCAGGAGAATTGAAGCTGGGAGACTACCGTTTCGACCGGGGAGCTACCTTTTTGATGATGCCTCATTTGCTGGAGGAGCTGTTCACTCTGGCAGGGCGTTCTGTGCATGATTATGTTGCGCTTACGCCGCTTGATCCGCTGTACTCCCTGCATTTTGAAGATACCGTATTTACGCCTTCTACGAACCAGGATCAGACGGCCGAGGAGATTGAGCGGCTGTTCCCAGGCAACGGCAGCGGCTACCGCCGGTTCATGGCAGATGAAGCCGACAAGCTGGAGCGGGTGATTCCGCTGCTGCAGCGTCCGTTCCAATCGTTAGGGGATTATGTCAAAAGAGATGTGTTCCACGCGCTGCCCAAGCTGAACGCTACAGACACCGTCTACAACCGGCTGTCCCGTTATTTCGATGACGAGCGGCTGCGGTTCTCGTTCACATTCCAGGCCAAGTATCTGGGGATGTCGCCTTGGGAATGTCCGGGTACCTTCACGATTCTGTCTTACATGGAGCACCGTTACGGCCTGTACCATCCGACCGGCGGAATTAACCGAGTGCTCCAGGCTATGGCTGGGGTCATACAGGAGCATGGCGGGCGGGTCCATACCGCAAGCGGAGTGAAACGCATTATCGTCAAGGACGGGCAGGCCGCGGGCTTGCTGCTGGAGAACGGGGAGAAGGTGGATGCGGATTATATTGTGATTGGTGCAGATTTTGGTTCTGCAATGACACAATTGTTCGAGCCTGGACTTCTGAAGAAATATGCCCCTGCCAAGATTGCCCGCAAAAGATATTCCTGCTCCACCGCCATGCTCTACCTCGGTGTGGATGGAGAGGTGGACCTGGGGCATCATTCGGTTCATTTCGCAGACGATTACCGGCGTAATGTCAGAGAGATCACAGAGCTGGGCGTTCTGTCGGAGGATGCTTCTATCTATATTCATAATCCGTCAGTTATCGATAAGACACTGGCGCCTCCCGGTAAGTCCTCGCTCTATGTGTTGATGCCAGTACCTAATCTGAGTGCGGACATCAACTGGGAGCAAGAGCGTGCGGAGGTAGAGGACTGGATGATGGAGCGGCTGCAGCAGATCCCGCAGCTCGCGGGAATTGCAGGACGAGTGGAAGAGAGCCTGTTCTTCTCCCCGCTCGACTGGAAAAACCAGCAGAATGTATATAACGGGGCCACCTTCAATCTGGCTCATAATCTCGGGCAGATGATGCATCTGCGGCCGCATAATACCTTCGAGGAGGTACGCGGCATCTGGCTGGTCGGCGGGGGAACCCATCCGGGCAGCGGCCTGCCTACAATCTTTGAGTCGGCCAAGATCAGCGCACGGCTGCTGCGGGAGCATGACCAGGCTGTGCGGGGGCGGTTCACGGTACAGGCAGGCGCGCCAGGCGCAGGTGCGGGGGTTCCGCTATGAGCCGCATTGCCATCGTAGGCAGCGGAATCGGCGGTCTGACGGCGGCACTGCTGCTTACCCGCCAGGGCCATGAGGTGGTTATCTATGAACGGGCAGCCCAAGCGGGCGGGCGTGTGGCCTTTGAAGAGCAGGACGGCTACCGGATTGACCGCGGGCCTACCATCGTGCTGCTGCCGGAGATGCTTCTGGGTATTCTGGAAGAAGGCGGCCTTCCGCGATCCAGCTTGGAGCTGCTGCACTGTGATCCGCTCTACCGGGTTCACTTCAGAAGCGGGCGGGTGCTGACCAAATTCGCGGATGCTTCAGCGCAGGCGGAGGAGATTGACCGGCTCTATCCCGGAGAGGGCAAGGGCTTCACCCGGTTCATGAAGGACATGTCGGTGCTGTATCCGCAGGGGCGGACCTCGTTCCTGGAGCGGGGGTATGCAAGCGGGCGGGAATTCTTTAGTCCGGCTAACCTGTCGCTGATGATCCGCCTGCGCGCCTACCGGAATCTGCGCTCTGCTATCGGCCAGTATTTTCGGAATGAGGAGCTTAAGGATGCGTTCTCCCTGCAGAGCCTCTATATTGGAGGAGCGCCCTTCCGCACACCGGGCATCTACACCATGCTTCCTTACGCCGAGCATGCCTTTGGCATCTGGATGCTGAAGGGCGGATACGGGATGCTGCCGCAGATCATGGCCCGGGAGCTGGAAGACCGCGGGGTACAGATTCATACGGGCAACGAGGTGGAGTCCTTGCTTGTTGAAGGAAGCCGCTGCTGCGGAGTTGTTGTTCAGGGACAGTCGATTCCCTATGATGCTGTTCTGTACAATGGAGATTTCCCGAATGTAGAGCAATTGCTGCCTCCAGGTGTGTTCAAGCAGGAACAGGCACCGGTTGTGATGGCGAATCAGGGCAGAGCCGTATCGGCTAAGGCCATAAAACGCGGAACCTGGAAGCCCTCCTCGGGCTGTCTGCTGATCTATGCAGCCACGGATAAGCGCTGGCCGGATTCGCTGGTGCACCAGTTTTTCCTGCCGGACAGTCTGAATAGCAGTCTTCACGAGCTGTTTGACCGGGGACAAATTCCCCAGGATTCATCTTATTATGTATTTAATCCGGTAGCGCTGGACGATAGTGCGGCTCCTCCCGGACAAAGCGTGCTGTATTTCCTTGTTCCCGTCCCGGCGGTGCCGGATAAGAACTGGGAGGAAATAGCCGGAGCACTAGCCGATAAAGTCATGGCGGATGCCGAGAAGCGGGGCTTCCCCGGGCTTGCCGCGAGTGTGATCTGGCGCAGATTGAGAACGCCTGCCGATGCGGAGCAGGAAGGAATGTACGGCGGGGGCAGCTTCGGTATTGCACCGCTGCTGAGCCAGTCGGGGGTATTCCGGCCCCAGCCGAAGCCATATCCGCTTAAGGGATTGTATGCCGCAGGTGCTTCCGTGCATCCGGGCGGCGGTGTGCCAATCGTGATGCAGGGAGCGAAGCTTGCTGTTCAGGAAATGATAAAGGAGATGAGCGTACATGGATGAAAGGATACTGCAGCAATGTGAGGAACTGATGAAGAAAGGGTCCACTTCGTTCCATAAGGCGTTTGATGTTCTGCCAAGTCCCAGGCGTGAAGCGGTGCATGTTATTTATGCCTTCTGCCGGATTATAGACGATAGTGTGGATGAGCCGGAAGGCGCGCCGTACAGCATTCATGAGCTGCGGGAGCATTTCATGAATCTGGAGCAGGCGGACGGGCATTTCATCTGGCCGGCGCTGCGCTGGCTGTTCAGCAGCTTCCCGCAGCTTCAGCTTGAGCCGTTTCTTTTGCAAATGGAGGGACAGCTTAGAGATCTTACCTTCACAGCCTATGACACGATGGAGCAGCTTAAGGATTACTGTTATCTTGTAGCGGGAACGGTAGGGGAGATGCTGCTGCCTGTTCTGCGGGATGATCAGAGTGAAGCAGCACGGACATCGGGAATTGCGCTGGGGATAGGAATGCAACTGGTGAATATCATCCGCGAT
The sequence above is a segment of the Paenibacillus sp. FSL R7-0204 genome. Coding sequences within it:
- a CDS encoding phytoene/squalene synthase family protein, producing the protein MDERILQQCEELMKKGSTSFHKAFDVLPSPRREAVHVIYAFCRIIDDSVDEPEGAPYSIHELREHFMNLEQADGHFIWPALRWLFSSFPQLQLEPFLLQMEGQLRDLTFTAYDTMEQLKDYCYLVAGTVGEMLLPVLRDDQSEAARTSGIALGIGMQLVNIIRDVGEDLRRGRRYVPLEVMDRHGYSQQELEDGEVNHRFTAVIQELRTEALNWFRQGLTHVHTYPLESGLAIELAASFYAAILDAVEADGYDVFRKRSYVSDEAKLQMFQRTVVRYAGVRTAVV
- a CDS encoding phytoene desaturase family protein; this encodes MSRIAIVGSGIGGLTAALLLTRQGHEVVIYERAAQAGGRVAFEEQDGYRIDRGPTIVLLPEMLLGILEEGGLPRSSLELLHCDPLYRVHFRSGRVLTKFADASAQAEEIDRLYPGEGKGFTRFMKDMSVLYPQGRTSFLERGYASGREFFSPANLSLMIRLRAYRNLRSAIGQYFRNEELKDAFSLQSLYIGGAPFRTPGIYTMLPYAEHAFGIWMLKGGYGMLPQIMARELEDRGVQIHTGNEVESLLVEGSRCCGVVVQGQSIPYDAVLYNGDFPNVEQLLPPGVFKQEQAPVVMANQGRAVSAKAIKRGTWKPSSGCLLIYAATDKRWPDSLVHQFFLPDSLNSSLHELFDRGQIPQDSSYYVFNPVALDDSAAPPGQSVLYFLVPVPAVPDKNWEEIAGALADKVMADAEKRGFPGLAASVIWRRLRTPADAEQEGMYGGGSFGIAPLLSQSGVFRPQPKPYPLKGLYAAGASVHPGGGVPIVMQGAKLAVQEMIKEMSVHG
- a CDS encoding phytoene desaturase family protein; amino-acid sequence: MIRTTDTAKVAVIGAGPGGLAAAMLLAAEGYEVDLYEQQAAVGGRSGELKLGDYRFDRGATFLMMPHLLEELFTLAGRSVHDYVALTPLDPLYSLHFEDTVFTPSTNQDQTAEEIERLFPGNGSGYRRFMADEADKLERVIPLLQRPFQSLGDYVKRDVFHALPKLNATDTVYNRLSRYFDDERLRFSFTFQAKYLGMSPWECPGTFTILSYMEHRYGLYHPTGGINRVLQAMAGVIQEHGGRVHTASGVKRIIVKDGQAAGLLLENGEKVDADYIVIGADFGSAMTQLFEPGLLKKYAPAKIARKRYSCSTAMLYLGVDGEVDLGHHSVHFADDYRRNVREITELGVLSEDASIYIHNPSVIDKTLAPPGKSSLYVLMPVPNLSADINWEQERAEVEDWMMERLQQIPQLAGIAGRVEESLFFSPLDWKNQQNVYNGATFNLAHNLGQMMHLRPHNTFEEVRGIWLVGGGTHPGSGLPTIFESAKISARLLREHDQAVRGRFTVQAGAPGAGAGVPL
- a CDS encoding MerR family transcriptional regulator, producing the protein MRTIVYSIKQVVEMLDIPSVTLRAWENRYQAVVPERTESGYRLYNQQNIEDLRWLKEQTDKPGISISHAVRMLKQHKQKDLDERLSVAGGDPKDALDKMRQQIYAALLDIQGERADALIDFGFSLYGYEAMVHQVLVPVLVKVGDAWEQGTATVAQEHYMTHMITNRLSQFFHVFPVYAHLHKVLAFCPAGEHHQVGLLLFSLFLRRNGVEVIYLGSNTPEDGVMELLAKQERIGAVCLSVTNGTLVPYTEELLERLGSLYPEMQLIAGGKAYEGIGLKDTNATYVMTEPPEQWQAWFDQEFAVIRHRA